From Platichthys flesus chromosome 7, fPlaFle2.1, whole genome shotgun sequence:
TCTAGTTAGTAAGACATTTGGATCAAACCtaaagagaagaaataaagacCAAACTAAAGATCAGTAGTTTCCTCTGTTCGTTTACCAAGGGAATGGTCTCAGTGAGAGAGAGTATTAATGTTAGCGCTTCGTGGCTCTCCTCTCCCTGACTGGGCTCACTGcagttgctttaaaaaaaactttatggcaagtaaatgtaaacataattGACGTTGTAAACTTTATATGTGATGTAAAAAGAccaacaattttttttgtctATCCAGATCTCCTTCACTAACCTGGTATCTGTGGACGAGAAGTTGACGTACAAGCCACATCCGCAGGATCCTGAAAAGTAATTGAGCCTTGTTCCTGTGAAGTCAGATCTGATGGAAAAATATCAGTTTGTACAAATATGAAGAAGTCCCGATAGATTTTCAGGTTCATTGTTGACCttattattcatgtgtttgtttgtctgtatttaCAGAACGGTGCTGACACAGGAGGCTCTGATAAGTGTGAAAGGCATCAGTCTGAGCAGCTACCTCGAGGGTCTCATGGCCAAGACCATCTCTGTCAACGCTGGCAAGGTGAGAAAAGCACTCAGATCTCCCAATAAGGCTTCATGACACAATGACTCCACAATGTACCTTACTGCACTTAGTCCTAATAATAATATCCCTGAATTAGCTGTATAGTAATTCACTTGTCTGTCTCAGGGTCGGGAGGCGATGGAGTGGGTCATCAGACGACTAAACACTGAAATCGAAGAGTTGGCGGCGACCGCTCGTGGTACGATGCGTGTTCCCATGGCAGCAGCCGTTACAAACAAATGATCCTGGGCCTGCCCAACTGCTTCCTCCTGCATCATGAACCGATGGTCTTCTCGAGCCTTTGCCCCTTAAAGGGGTCCTCATCTGCCAGCACAGCCTAGTAACCACAGCCCCGTCCCTTGGTATGTTTGTC
This genomic window contains:
- the LOC133956981 gene encoding PRELI domain containing protein 3B-like: MKIWTSEHIFNHPWETVTQAAMQKYPNPMNPGVFGVDVLDRRVDTDGRLHSTRLLSTEWGLPAMAKSMIGATRSCTYVQEHSVVDPKEKSFELQSTNISFTNLVSVDEKLTYKPHPQDPEKTVLTQEALISVKGISLSSYLEGLMAKTISVNAGKGREAMEWVIRRLNTEIEELAATARGTMRVPMAAAVTNK